A DNA window from Setaria viridis chromosome 2, Setaria_viridis_v4.0, whole genome shotgun sequence contains the following coding sequences:
- the LOC140221887 gene encoding uncharacterized protein: MTPRTSNELNDTRIEDRQWMYTGRSSQNSLTDEWINKTDAFLERAFARIKGGRDTWCPCSKCGNLRRQTKLEMGKHLVRHGFTSDYTIWIYHGEFDRGRDEVIRQRIEQYDDDAGVGDMLDDYHEARREEEPEATAKAYYDMLCAAQQPLHGHTKVSQLDAIARLMAVKSQFSLSRNAFDVMLTIFGSLLSEDHILPKSMYEAQKLLRIRARSTDSSPAIRARPTAAQLQMQALQAQVEVERKRREELEARIEQMFQYMQSRPMQNFLGSSGHLHILLSLLIHLILLILLSDLRFCHSFESGEFGHIAANCPNKKNKSKKSDDNKKRKFYKKKKNGQAYYVEWDSDASSDLDDDDDEKPSKGIAGIAIKEAPSLFSSPFCLMAK, from the exons ATGACGCCGAGGACGAGCAATGAGCTGAACGACACG aggatagaggatcgtcagtggatgtacacgggccgatctagtcagaattcgttgaccgatgaatggataaacaagaccgatgctttcttggaacgggcatttgcaaggatcaaaggaggaagagatacttggtgtccatgtagcaaatgtggaaatctgcgtcggcaaaccaagttagaaatgggtaaacatcttgttaggcaTGGTTTTACATCAGACTATACCAtctggatctaccatggtgaattcgatcgtgggagggacgaggtcatcagacaacggatcgagcaatatgatgatgacgccggggtgggagacatgttagatgactatcatgaagctcgtagggaggaggaacccgaggctaccgcaaaggcgtattacgacatgttgtgtgcggcacagcaaccccttcacgggcataccaaggtctctcaactggatgccattgcacgtctaatggctgtgaagtcccagtttagcttgagtcgaaaCGCCTTCGATGTTATGTTGACAATTTTTGGGAGTCTGCTCTCGGAGgatcacatcttgccaaagtctatgtatgaggcacaaaaacttcttcgt atccgagcaaggagcacggactcgagccccgcgatacgggcACGGCCTACAgctgcacagttacagatgcaggctctgcag gcccaggtggaggtagaacggaagcgccgggaggaactagaggcgaggatcgag cagatgttccaatacatgcagagt cGTCCAATGCAGAATTTTCTTGGGAGCAGTGGCCACCTGCACATACTCCTCAGCCTCCTCAtccacctcatcctcctcatcctcctcagtgactt gcggttctgccacagctttGAGAGTGGTGAATTTGGGCATATTGCGGCAAATTGTCcaaacaagaagaacaagagcAAGAAAAGTGATGATAACAAAAAGAGGAAattctataagaagaaaaagaatggccAAGCCTACTATGTTGAGTGGGATTCCGATGCTAGCTCCGActtggatgatgatgatgatgagaagCCCTCAAAGGGAATTGCCGGCATCGCCATCAAGGAAGCTCCATCACTCTTCTCTTCACCTTTTTGTCTTATGGCAAAATGA
- the LOC117844202 gene encoding uncharacterized protein: MAKRQAMEALDNSLHDIMGRQDLPFGGKTVVFGGDFRQVLPVVRKGSRAQIVDASLRRSYLWESMHHLKLMRNMRTQSDPWFAEYLLRIGGGTEEVNGDGDVCLPDDICVPYSGDSEKDLDRLIECIFPNLNANMTNKDYITSRAILSTRNDWVDNINIKMIGMFQGGEMVYHSFDSAIDDPHNYYPSEFLNTLTPNGLPPHLLKLKIGCPIILLRNIDPANGLCNGTRLVVRGFQKNSIDAEIVPGQHAGKRVFLPRIPLCPSDDEMFPFQFKRKRFPIRLSFAMTVNKSQGQTIPNVGVYLPAPVFSHGQLYVAMSRATARTNIKILTLPPNVEADEEQTKRKEKKTANKKVNGQGNQNNNEQKVARLEWHFHCVFLWYCDVTLHLALYDKELKSDNQMFIGDGAKLVRDAFQLAKEKALCIIFY, from the exons ATGGCAAAGAGGCAAGCTATGGAAGCCCTAGACAACAGCCTACATGATATAATGGGCCGGCAGGATCTACCGTTTGGTGGGAAGACTGTTGTCTTTGGAGGGGATTTCAGACAGGTTCTCCCTGTTGTACGGAAAGGATCCAGGGCTCAGATAGTCGATGCTTCTCTACGGAGGTCGTATCTTTGGGAATCCATGCACCACCTTAAGCTCATGCGCAACATGAGGACGCAGAGTGACCCGTGGTTTGCGGAATATCTATTGCGCATTGGTGGTGGCACGGAGGAGGTTAACGGAGATGGTGATGTATGTCTTCCTGACGATATATGTGTCCCGTACTCTGGGGATTCTGAGAAAGATCTTGACAGGTTGATTGAATGCATCTTTCCAAACCTCAATGCAAACATGACAAACAAGGACTACATCACCTCCAGAGCGATTCTATCCACACGTAATGATTGGGTGGACAATATTAATAtcaagatgatcggcatgttccaGGGTGGGGAGATGGTGTACCATAGTTTCGACTCCGCGATTGATGATCCGCATAACTACTATCCGTCGGAGTTCCTTAACACATTGACTCCCAACGGGCTTCCTCCACATTTGCTAAAGCTCAAGATCGGCTGCCCGATCATATTGCTTAGGAATATCGACCCTGCGAATGGGCTGTGCAATGGTACAAGGTTGGTGGTTCGAGGCTTCCAAAAAAATTCAATCGATGCTGAAATTGTGCCGGGACAGCATGCTGGAAAGAGGGTTTTCCTTCCTCGAATACCGTTGTGCCCCTCTGACGATGAGATGTTCCCATTCCAATTTAAGAGGAAGCGGTTCCCTATTAGGCTCAGCTTCGCCATGACGGTCAACAAGTCACAGGGCCAAACTATACCAAATGTGGGTGTGTACCTGCCCGCCCCTGTGTTCTCTCATGGTCAGTTGTATGTTGCTATGTCTAGAGCCACAGCCAGAACAAATATCAAGATCCTCACCCTCCCACCTAACGTAGAGGCAGACGAGGAACAAActaaaaggaaggaaaagaaaactgcTAATAAGAAAGTGAACGGTCAGGGTAATCAAAATAACAATGAACAAAAAG TTGCTAGACTTGAGTGGCATTTTCACTGTGTTTTTCTGTGGTATTGTGATGTCACACTACACTTGGCATTATATGACAAAGAGCTCAAGAGTGACAACCAA ATGTTCATCGGTGATGGAGCTAAGCTTGTTCGAGATGCTTTTCAGCTGGCCAAGGAGAAAGCCCTCTGCATCATATTTTATTGA
- the LOC117845790 gene encoding uncharacterized protein: MGLSRRFLDLIVVNREHATRSLRRIDLKRLELFYPTPPPPPPAPTRRPTTTMESILHPDPNINSIVQFGAHSLMEILLPDPILKFGAHSLRGAGGPCDLACYPFGQRKVLTTDQAGRNLLYDASSRDVVVMPEFRKPKFPGCFSLFVPSGVGEDNYLEEEGEDDHEGEGEVDAKYEREGGGAGSLYLMVRCLREVKTFDFEVLFYGNGRKTSHCKLLPLPPFVLEPIHRHEYPEIRSYAVVGGGSHICVSVDGRGTYTLDTVSHTWDKVGNWMLPFHGKVEYVPEFKLWFGLSSDGRHLAAADLSTMDAHSPPQVAAGHSWEEFQRPVEWAERGLDIDQVGVQLVNLGSGRFCIARFFMNSLESEDCVVYFAILTGVEMVSCVLPSGKVVLDMIPHKAMFHLRSTVDGGYIEQLF, translated from the coding sequence ATGGGCCTCTCGCGGCGGTTTCTGGACCTGATCGTGGTAAACCGCGAGCATGCCACCAGATCGCTGCGCCGCATCGATCTGAAGCGCCTGGAACTCTTTTAtccaacgccgccgccaccaccaccagcaccaacCCGGCGGCCAACAACGACGATGGAGAGCATCCTGCATCCCGACCCGAACATTAACTCGATCGTGCAGTTCGGAGCCCACAGCTTGATGGAGATCCTGCTTCCCGACCCGATCTTGAAGTTCGGAGCCCACAGCTTGAGAGGTGCAGGCGGGCCGTGCGACTTAGCCTGTTACCCATTTGGGCAACGGAAGGTGCTCACCACGGACCAGGCCGGGCGCAACTTGCTCTACGACGCCAGCTCGCGCGACGTGGTGGTCATGCCCGAGTTCCGCAAGCCTAAGTTTCCTGGTTGCTTCTCGCTCTTCGTCCCTAGCGGCGTTGGCGAAGACAACTACTTAGAGGAGGAAGGTGAAGATGACCACGAAGGGGAAGGTGAAGTTGATGCCAAATACGAACGCGAAGGAGGTGGTGCCGGAAGCCTATACCTCATGGTGAGGTGTCTCCGAGAGGTAAAGACGTTTGATTTCGAGGTCTTGTTCTACGGCAATGGCAGGAAGACCTCGCACTGCAAGCTCCTTCCGCTGCCGCCCTTCGTCCTTGAGCCCATCCATCGGCATGAATACCCCGAGATTCGTTCCTATGCTGTCGTCGGTGGTGGCTCTCACATCTGCGTATCCGTCGACGGCAGAGGCACCTACACCCTGGACACGGTGAGCCACACGTGGGACAAGGTCGGCAACTGGATGCTGCCCTTCCATGGCAAGGTCGAGTACGTACCCGAGTTCAAGCTCTGGTTCGGCCTCTCCAGCGATGGCCGGCACTTGGCTGCTGCTGACCTCTCCACCATGGACGCCCACTCCCCGCCACAGGTAGCTGCTGGCCACAGCTGGGAGGAGTTCCAGCGTCCGGTGGAATGGGCAGAACGAGGACTAGATATAGATCAAGTGGGTGTTCAACTAGTCAACCTGGGCTCAGGCAGGTTTTGTATCGCAAGGTTCTTCATGAACTCGCTGGAGAGCGAAGACTGTGTCGTCTACTTTGCCATCTTGACCGGTGTGGAGATGGTCTCGTGTGTCCTCCCCAGTGGTAAAGTGGTACTCGACATGATCCCTCACAAGGCCATGTTTCATCTCAGGTCGACTGTGGACGGAGGTTACATCGAGCAATTGTTCTGA